The DNA segment GATGGCTGTGATGAATATATTAAAAAACCATTTTATTTAGAAGAGCTAGAAATAAAAATTGATAAAATTTGTCAAAGTTATAATAATCAGAAGATTATTATAATTTCAGAGAATATATCTTATGATACAAGTTCCGAAGAACTTTTTATTGATGGTGAAGTAAAAAGGCTTAGAAAAAAAGAGAAAAGGCTTTTATCAATCTTGTTAGAAAATGTAAATAAGACGGTTTCAACACAAACTTTAGAGAATTATGTTTGGGAAAATGAGATAAAAGAGTCTTACCCACTAAGGCAACTTGTAAATGGTTTACGAAAATATTTTGAAAATGGTGAAAAATTCATATTCTCCGATGCGGGAATTGGTTATAGGTTCGAAACAAAAAAGATTTAAACAATGAAGCTAAGGTACCAGCTATATCTTTTTTTACTTTTTTTATCTACAATTTTATTTTTTGTTTTAAGTTTAAATTATATTTCTTATAAGAAACAATATGAGAAAGACTTGAAAAATTTTGTAAATAGTGAAGTAAGGCTTCATAAAAAAGCAATTTCAAATTCTATTCAAAATAAAAATTTAGAATTTCAAGAAGGAAAAGAGTTATTTTATAATATTTCTAAAGATGCTTTAGAATTATTGAAGAAAGATAAAAATCTAAATTTATCTGCTTTAAAAAATGTTTTAAAAGTAAAATATGATTTAAAAAATTATGATTTTGATTTATATTTAATAGATGATTCTTATACAATTTATAAAACTACTTATATCAAAGATTTAAATTTAGATTTAAAAAATATAAGTGATGCAAAACTTCTTTTAGAAAAAAGTTTAGATGGTAATATATATTTTTCAAATTTTATAAATAGCGATCCTGTTAGTTTAGAATACAGATTGTATGCTTATGCTTCTATTGCACAAAAGAATTTCTTAGAATTATCATTTATAAATACTCAGTTAAGTAGTACCTCAATGTCTTTTTTAGTTCAAAATCTCCAATCAAATAGTAATGTAAAAGTTTATAGAGTATTTAAAAATAAAGATGGGTTTTCTTATTATGATATGTTGAGAAAATTAGAAAATATTAATAAAGAAGAATATTATAAGTCATTGGAAATAATAAAAAGAGGAGAACTTGCAAAAAATGACATTATGAATTCTGGAAT comes from the Aliarcobacter cibarius genome and includes:
- a CDS encoding response regulator transcription factor, which codes for MKILIIEDDIQLNTTITNFLKYKGHETTSVEDGEDALEYIDKNFYNLFIIDINIPKISGLEILKYIRQRDLKTPVIIITASLELENLKVAYKDGCDEYIKKPFYLEELEIKIDKICQSYNNQKIIIISENISYDTSSEELFIDGEVKRLRKKEKRLLSILLENVNKTVSTQTLENYVWENEIKESYPLRQLVNGLRKYFENGEKFIFSDAGIGYRFETKKI